A genomic window from Pseudomonas argentinensis includes:
- the coxB gene encoding cytochrome c oxidase subunit II, with product MCGFFTLVLVVVSALWIYALWRKPREYSLEEARRIQRRWLIGGGILLPSVTIVLLLAFGIPVGQRMMQLPILGERPLQIEVIGHQWWWEVRYPDSGVVTANQLHLPAGRPVDIAVSSADVIHSFWVPRLGGKIDMIPGRENRIRLQADEPGTFRGQCTEFCGTQHSHMVLDVQAHSEDDFAAWIDARREPRVDALQGPAADTFLAHCGMCHRVAGVSAGNRAPDLTDLASRRHLGGGLLANESGATLTWLREHGRLKPGTGMPLTDDLDAEHLQAIATWLEGLEP from the coding sequence ATGTGCGGCTTCTTCACCCTGGTGCTGGTGGTGGTCAGCGCCCTGTGGATCTACGCCCTGTGGCGTAAACCGCGCGAGTATTCGCTCGAGGAGGCCCGGCGCATCCAGCGGCGCTGGCTGATCGGCGGCGGCATCCTGCTGCCCTCGGTGACCATCGTACTGCTGCTGGCCTTCGGCATTCCGGTGGGCCAGCGCATGATGCAGCTGCCGATCCTCGGCGAGCGGCCGTTGCAGATCGAGGTGATCGGCCACCAGTGGTGGTGGGAGGTGCGCTACCCGGACAGTGGCGTGGTGACCGCCAACCAGCTGCACCTGCCGGCCGGCCGGCCGGTGGACATCGCGGTCAGCAGCGCCGACGTGATCCACTCCTTCTGGGTGCCCCGCCTGGGCGGCAAGATCGACATGATTCCCGGCCGCGAGAACCGCATCCGCCTGCAGGCCGACGAGCCCGGCACCTTTCGCGGCCAGTGCACCGAGTTCTGCGGCACCCAGCACAGCCATATGGTGCTCGACGTGCAGGCGCACAGCGAAGACGACTTCGCTGCCTGGATCGACGCCCGCCGCGAGCCCCGGGTCGACGCGCTGCAAGGCCCGGCCGCCGACACCTTTCTCGCCCACTGCGGCATGTGCCACCGGGTGGCCGGCGTCAGCGCCGGCAATCGCGCCCCGGACCTTACCGACCTGGCCAGCCGCCGCCACCTCGGCGGTGGCCTGCTGGCCAACGAATCCGGCGCCACGCTGACCTGGCTCCGCGAGCACGGACGCCTGAAACCGGGCACCGGTATGCCGCTGACCGACGACCTCGATGCCGAGCACCTGCAGGCCATCGCCACCTGGCTGGAGGGCCTCGAACCATGA
- a CDS encoding DUF2231 domain-containing protein — translation MAEQQESIISRAAIAGHPLHPMMIHFPVAALLGLVATDFAYFWTTDPFWVRASLWLAGVGAVGGWIASIAGLIDLLTVKRIRQKISAWCHAIIAVMMLSLASLNWMLRYRHGEEGFEIWAFYLSLFTAGLIAIAAYLGGRLVYEHAVGVDVE, via the coding sequence ATGGCTGAGCAACAAGAGTCCATCATCAGTCGCGCGGCCATCGCCGGGCACCCGCTGCACCCGATGATGATCCACTTTCCGGTCGCCGCGCTGCTGGGCCTGGTGGCCACCGATTTCGCCTACTTCTGGACCACCGACCCATTCTGGGTGCGCGCCAGCCTGTGGCTGGCCGGCGTCGGCGCGGTCGGCGGCTGGATTGCCAGCATCGCCGGGCTGATCGACCTGCTGACCGTCAAGCGCATTCGCCAGAAGATCAGCGCCTGGTGCCACGCCATCATCGCCGTGATGATGCTGTCCCTGGCGTCGCTCAACTGGATGCTGCGCTACCGCCACGGCGAGGAGGGGTTCGAAATCTGGGCGTTCTATCTGTCGTTGTTCACCGCCGGGCTGATCGCCATCGCCGCGTACCTGGGCGGGCGCCTGGTCTATGAGCATGCCGTGGGTGTCGACGTCGAGTAG
- a CDS encoding CopD family protein yields the protein MPLLKLLHFTALFAWCGTLLYLPALIAANCRTAYSVERPGHPVLNRTIFTLVATPAALIAIGSGTALFLRDGTFGIWLVAKLTTVAVMVICHALCGLLILQCERQPRPALTVACAALGGITFGMIAATLWLVIAKPF from the coding sequence ATGCCACTGCTGAAACTGCTGCACTTCACCGCACTGTTCGCCTGGTGCGGCACCCTGCTCTACCTGCCTGCGCTGATCGCAGCCAACTGCCGCACGGCCTACAGCGTGGAGCGCCCCGGCCATCCGGTACTCAACCGCACGATCTTCACCCTGGTGGCCACGCCTGCCGCGCTGATCGCCATCGGCAGCGGCACCGCCCTGTTCCTGCGTGACGGCACCTTTGGCATCTGGCTGGTGGCCAAGCTCACCACCGTGGCAGTGATGGTCATCTGCCACGCGCTGTGCGGCCTGCTGATCCTGCAGTGCGAACGCCAGCCACGTCCTGCCCTGACCGTCGCCTGCGCGGCGCTGGGCGGCATCACCTTCGGCATGATTGCCGCCACCCTGTGGCTGGTGATCGCCAAACCTTTCTGA
- the moaA gene encoding GTP 3',8-cyclase MoaA, with product MHTTQLVDPFGRRITYLRLSVTDRCDFRCTYCMSEDMVFAPRSQILSLEELYNVADAFIGLGVKRIRITGGEPLVRKNLLSLLRRLGERSELEDLSITTNGSQLAHMANDLRAAGVTRLNVSLDSLQRERFAAFTRRDMLDQVLAGIDAAAAAGFRRIKLNSVVQTGRNDDEVLGLVEYAMARGLDISFIEEMPLGSVVSHQREQTFCSSDVVRQRIEQRHALVRSSHVTGGPSRYWQVSGSDTRVGFISPHSNNFCGDCNRVRVTAEGKLVLCLGHDNALDLRSLMRAHPCDSERLREALVGALQLKPERHHFETDEQVQVIRFMSMTGG from the coding sequence ATGCACACGACGCAGTTGGTCGATCCCTTCGGCCGGCGCATTACCTACCTGCGACTGTCAGTGACCGATCGCTGTGACTTCCGCTGCACATACTGCATGAGCGAGGACATGGTCTTCGCGCCCCGTTCGCAGATCCTCAGCCTCGAAGAGCTGTACAACGTCGCCGATGCGTTTATCGGGTTGGGCGTCAAACGCATTCGCATCACCGGCGGCGAACCGCTGGTGCGCAAGAATCTGCTCAGCCTGCTGCGTCGCCTGGGCGAACGCAGTGAACTCGAAGACCTGTCGATCACCACCAATGGTTCGCAGCTAGCGCATATGGCGAACGACCTGCGCGCCGCTGGCGTCACCCGCCTGAACGTCAGCCTCGATTCGCTGCAACGCGAGCGCTTTGCCGCGTTCACCCGCCGCGACATGCTCGACCAGGTGCTCGCCGGCATCGACGCAGCAGCTGCGGCGGGCTTCCGGCGCATCAAACTCAACAGCGTGGTGCAGACCGGTCGCAACGACGACGAAGTGCTGGGTCTGGTCGAGTACGCCATGGCCCGGGGCCTGGACATCAGTTTCATCGAAGAGATGCCGCTTGGCAGCGTGGTCAGCCACCAGCGCGAGCAGACCTTCTGCTCCAGCGACGTGGTGCGCCAGCGCATCGAGCAACGTCATGCGCTGGTGCGCAGCAGCCATGTCACCGGCGGGCCGTCGCGTTACTGGCAGGTCAGCGGCAGCGACACCCGCGTGGGTTTCATCTCGCCGCACAGCAACAACTTCTGCGGCGACTGCAACCGAGTGCGCGTCACCGCCGAAGGCAAGCTGGTGCTCTGTCTGGGACATGACAACGCACTGGATCTGCGCAGCCTGATGCGTGCCCATCCGTGCGACAGCGAGCGCCTGCGCGAGGCCTTGGTCGGTGCGCTGCAGCTCAAGCCCGAGCGCCATCACTTCGAGACCGACGAGCAGGTGCAGGTCATACGTTTCATGAGCATGACCGGCGGCTGA